The sequence CCCGACCTCGAGCGGCCGCGGCGGGTGGCTGCCGCGCCGGCGGAGTAGCGGGATTGCCGATGAAGCGGACGCCGGCAGAATCGCCGGCGTCTGTTTCCGCCCCTCCACAGTGCCCCCCATTGCCGGCCACCACCGGACAGAATAAAATCAAATTGGATCGATCGCGGTCCTAATGAGCGTCTGAAATCGAAGCCGCCGATATCGGCCGGGATAAAAGGCCTTTCCCGTGAGGTGAGCCGGCGGCAAGCCAGAAGGGGGAAACGTCGATGCGCATTTCAGCACCCGAATCCGCACTGCTGTTCGATAGCACGGACATCCGGGACTATACCGACAACGCCTTGGCCGCCTTGCCGAACCTGATCATCGGGACCATGGCGGATGACAGCCTCACCGGCACGGCTGCCTCGGACCTGATCCTCGGGCTCGATGGCAACGACGTGATCGACGCGAGGGAAGACTTTGGCATAGATGCAGAGGCCGACATCATCCTCGCGGGACGCGGCAACGACACGATCCATACGGGCGACAATGCAATTGTTCTCGCCGGCTCCGGCGACGATCTCGCCTGGATCACACAGTCCACCACGGTCTTGCTCGGCGATGGTAACGACACCCTGCGCGTCGAAGCCTATCGGAGTGGAGGCAACACGGTCTTTGGCGGTGCCGGAGACGATGTTATCGACACGCAAACCCACGCGGTCGTGGCGAATGACCGCCTCTATGGCGGCGACGGCAACGACACGATCAACTTCATCGGCGACAATACGCTCGTACACGGCGGGGCCGGCAACGACCTGCTGTATGCAGGTGTGGACGGGAGAGCTCCGACGGATAACGGCTGCGTCTACGGCGATGGCGGCGACGATATGATCTTCCTCGGTGGCAGCATCATAGACACTCCGAGCGGAACACATTTCGAACTCGATGGTGGGGACGGGAACGACACCATCATGTCCAACTCCAGAGGCTCGGACCAGATCACCGGCGGCGCCGGAAATGACGTGTTCGTCTTCAATTGGATCGAAGCCAGCCGTCCGGCCGACGCGGACGTGATCACCGATTTCACGTTCAACGCGCAGGAGCAGGACAAGATCGACCTGTCCATCCTCAGTGAATTTGCCGACTGGCGCCCTCCGATCGACGGCTTGCCCTCGAACCTCACCTTCATCGGATACGATGAATTCAGCGGCGCGGGCCGCGAAGTTCGCCTCGTTCGATCCGGGGATGGCACCGACGTCGTGATCGATATGGGAAGCGAGGGATTGGTTTCCATCCATCTCGCTGGCGTCACGCAGGAACTGACGGCCGACGCCTTTCTGCTCTGACGACAACAGATCATCGCGGGCTGCTAATCCGATCGGCCGATCGGGCCACGGCCAAATCGGCTGGCTCGCAAGCCGCCTGTGTCGCTGATGAGAAGAGAGAATGGTGCCCAGGGACAGAATCGAACTGCCGACACGGGGATTTTCAGTCCCCTGCTCTACCAACTGAGCTACCTGGGCGCCGTTGGCTCCGCGGTGCGGAGGCCGTGCTTATAGGAAACCGGAGGCCGGCTGTCTAGCGCTGATCTTCATCCGACTGCAATGTTTCTTCGGCCTCGTCCTCGGGCTTCGCCGGGATCGTGTAAGCCTCTGAAAACCAATGGCCCAGATCGATGTCGGCGCAGCGGCGGGAGCAGAACGGACGGTACTGCTGCACCGTCGGCTTGCGGCAGATCGGGCAGCGCCCGCGGGGCTCGGGAGTCGTCGTGGGCATGCTCACAGAATCGGTTCGTGAAGGCGCGGGTTCAAGCCCATAGACTCAGCCGTGGACGACCTCGGCCAGGGCTTGGCCGCGCCGCTCTCGCGCCAGCTCGGCCAGGCCCAGCGGTGACAGCGATTCGCTCAGCTGCACCCGCAGCGGGTCGTCGGCCAGCGCGCCGCGGAAGGCGTTCAGCAGCGCCGCCCGGTCGCCGCCGCGGCGCATCGAGATGAAGTCGACGACCACGGTGCCGCCGATGTTGCGCAGCCGCAGCTGCCGGGCGATCTCCAGGGCCGCCTCGCGGTTGGCGCGGACATGGTCCGGCGCGCGGCCGCCATCGACGTCGATCGCGGTCAGCGCGCGCGTCGCCTCGATGGTGATGCTGCCGCCGGAGGGCAGCGGCACGGTCGGGCTCAGCAGCGAATCCAGCGCGTCGCCCAGCGGCGCGGCGCCGGCCGCGATGCGGGGCGCGAGGTCGGGCACCGCCGTGGCGGCCCAGCGCTGCAGCGGCGGCAGCAGGGCGGCGCCGTCGACCACGATCCGGGCAGCATCCGGATGGTCCAGGACCAGCCGGCGGGCGGCGCCCGGCGCCGGCTCCAGCAGCGCCGGGGCGCGGGCGGCCTCGGCGCGGTCGGCGATCGCCTCCCAGCGCCGCGCCAGCCGCGTCGCCTCGTCCAGCACCGCGTCGGTCGCCATGCCGGCGCTGGCGGCGCGCACGATCCAGCCGCCTTCGAGGCGCTGCTGCCACTCCCGCTTCGCCGCGGGTCCCAGCCGGCTCGACACCGCCACGCCGGCCGAGAACGGCAGATGGATCAGCCCGGCGCCGGGCAGCGCCACGTCGCGCGTGGCCTCCGCCCCCTTCTCCGCCCGCGGATCCGCAAGGATCTGCACGATCACCGGCGCACCGGCCCGCAGCGAGTCGGCCTCCGGCCCGCGCAGCGGCAGGAAGGCGCTGCGGCCGGTGCCGATGTCGAGGAAGGCGGCGGCGGAGACGCGGTCGACTTTCTCGACCCTGGCCAGCATCACTGCGCCCGAAAGGCTCGGCCGGGACAGGCGCTCGGCGGCGAGGTCGGCCAGGCGGCCGTCGATCACCACGCCGGCCAGCAGCACGCCGTCCGTCGCGGTGATCTCGACCGTCTTCACCAGCGGAAGCCCGCGCCGCGCAGCAGCTGCGAGGTCTCGAACAGCGGCAAGCCGACGATGTTGGAATAGGAGCCTTCGATCGCCCGGATGAAGGTCGCCGCCCGGCCCTGGATGGCATAGCCGCCGGCCTTGCCGCGGCCCTCGCCCGAGGCGACATAGGCGTCGATCTCCTCCGGGGTCAGGCGCTTGAAGATAACGCTGCTCTGCACCAGCCGCAGCCGCAGGGTGCCGTCCGGCGCGATCAGGCAGACGCCGCCATGGACGCGGTGGCGCCGGCCGGACAGCAGCTCCAGGCACTGCCGCAGCTCGGCGTCGGTCTCGGCCTTGGGCAGGATCCGCCGGCCGCAGCCGACCACGGTGTCGGCCGCCAGGACGAAGGCGCCGGGCGCCCGGGCCCGAATCACCTCGGCCTTGGCCTGGGCCAGTCGCTTGGCGTGGGGGCCTGGCAGCTCGCGCTTCAGCGGGGTCTCGTCGAGATCGGCGGGCAGGACCTGGTCCGGCACGATGCCGATCTGGCGCAACAAATCGAGACGCCTCGGCGAGGCCGAGGCGAGAACAAGCACGTCGCCAGCAATCACCGGGGGCGTGCCAGTCCGGTCCGGACCGGGCACGGCTGTTACTTGAAGCGGAAGGTGATGCGACCCTTGGTCAGGTCGTATGGGGTCATCTCGACATTGACCCGGTCGCCCGCCAGCACCCGGATGCGGTTCTTGCGCATCTTGCCCGAGGTGTGCGCGAGAACTTCGTGGTCGTTGTCGAGCTTCACCCGGAACATCGCGTTGGGGAGCAGCTCGGTCACGGTGCCCGAGAACTCGATCAAATCTTCCTTGGCCATCCAAACTCGCCATTTTGGGAATCCGCCCAAGAAGTGGGCGACCGGACCTGCCGGGTCAAGAATTTTGTGCGGTTTCGCGCCGCGTTTCCACGATGTCTTCGCGGCTGGCTCAGGCCTCAGACGACAGGTCGCGCACGGGCGACAATTCCCGGAGTGGCTCGAACTCGTCCAGCGCCGCGAAGGGCCATTCTCCGAACAGGGCGGCTGGGCTGACGGCTGCAGTGGGCGCGAGATGGATGTAGTCGGCGGCAGATAGGACGATGACGGCATCCTGCCCATCCTGAGTGACGCGCTGCGGCCCGATCTCCCGGGCGCGCCGAACGACCTCACCGAATTCAGCCTCGGCGTCTTTGAATGTTCAGACCGGCAAGTTGGCCAGCGGATGAGGTTTATTCGGGAGCATATGTCCCCCTCTGTTTGTCATGCCCGGGCTTGACCCGGGCATCCAGAGAATGTCGAGACTTTCTGGATTGCCGGATCAAGCCCCGGCAATGACAAAAGAGGAGCGGTTGCTCAAACTCGTCACGCCCGCTCCTGCTCCAGGTCGCCGAAGCGCTCGCGGATGCGGGCCAGCAGCATGTCGCGGACCTGGCGGAAGGCGGCCAGCCGGGCCTCGCGGTTGCCCTCGATCGCGGTCGGGTCGAAGGTGTTCCAGAACTCCAGGTCGCAGGCGGTGGTGCGGGTCATCTCCACCGCCCGGTGCTGGGCCTCGGGCGACAGCGAGATCACCAGGTCGAAATTGTCGTCCTCGAGGTCGTCGAAGCCCTTCGGGCGGTGGCGGCTGAGGTCGATGCCGATCTCCTTCATCACCGCCACGGCGAAGGGGTCGAGCTCGTCCGGCCGCACCCCGACGCTGTCGACGAAGATGCGCGACCCCGCCACATGCTTCAGGATCGCCTCGGCCATCGGCGAGCGGATCGCGTTCTGGGTGCAGGCGAAGAGGACGCTGGTCGGCCCCGCCATCGCTCACCCGCGGATCTGCAGGACGCAGAGCAGCGTGAACAGCCGCCGCGCCGTCGCGTGGTCCATCGCGATCCGGTCGGCCAGCCTTTCGCCGAGCAGCACCGAGCCCTCGTCGTGCAGCCCGCGGCGGCCCATGTCGATGGCCTCGATCCTGGAGGGCGGCGCGGTCTTGATCGCGGCGTAGTAGCTCTCGCAGACCAGGAAATAGTCCTTGATGATCCGGCGGAAGGGCTGGATCGGCAGGGCCACCCGCTCGGGCTCGCCCTCGGTCCCGGTCGCGACCTCGAAGATCAGCCGGTTCTCCTCCATGCGCAGGCGCAGGCGGTAGGGCCCCGGCGGTCCCTCGACCAGGCGGAAGCTGTTCTGCTCGATCAGGTCGTGGATCGCGACCCGGCGCTCATGCGCCACCTCCGGCGACCGGCGAACGGCCGCACTCTCGTCGATCACGACCTCGACGAGGCGCCCCTCCTCCGCGTCGCCGGCCGCGCGGTTCATCCGGCCGCCTTCAGCCGCTGGGCGATCGACAACGCATGCGCCTCCAGCCCCTCGGCCCGGGCCAGGCGCACCGCCGCCGGGCCGACCCTGGCGAGGCCCGCGGCGTCGCAGCGCACCAGCGTGGTCCGTTTGACGAAGTCGAAGACGCTGAGGCCGCTGGCGAAGCGGGCGCTGCGCGCCGTCGGCAGCACATGGTTCGGCCCGGCGACATAGTCGCCCACCGCCTCCGGCGCGTGGCGGCCCAGGAAGATCGCGCCGGCGTGGCGGACCCGGTCGGCCAGGCGGTCCGGATCGGCGACCGCGAGCTCGAGATGCTCGGGCGCCAGCCGGTCGACCAGCGGCGCCGCGTCGTCCAGCGACCCGACCACGATCACGCCGCCCTGGTCGCGCCAGCTGGCGCCGGCGATCTCCGCCTTGGGCAGCCGGGCCAGCACGCGGTCGACCGCCACGGTCACCGCATCGGCGAAGGCCGCGTCGTCGGTGATCAGCACCGACTGGGCATGGGTGTCGTGCTCGGCCTGGGACAGGAGGTCGACCGCGATCCATTCCGGGTCGTTGCCGGCATCGGCCACCACCAGGATCTCGGACGGGCCGGCGATCATGTCGATGCCGACGGCGCCGAAGACTTGGCGCTTGGCCTCGGCGACATAGGCGTTGCCGGGGCCGGTAATCTTGTCGACCGGGCGGATGCTGGCGGTGCCATAGGCCAGCGCCGCCACCGCCTGGGCGCCGCCAATGCGCCAGATCTCGGTCACCCCGGCCCGCTCGGCCGCGGCCAGCACCAGCGGGTTCAGCACCCCGTCCGGCGCCGGCACCGCCATGGCGATGCGGCCGACCCCCGCCACCCGGGCCGGGATCGCGTTCATCAGGACGGAGCTCGGATAGTTGGCGAGGCCGCCCGGCACATAGATCCCGACCGCGTCGATCGGCGTCCACCGGGCGCCGAGGCCGATGCCGTCCTCGTCGACATAGGACAGGGCCGGCAGTTCGGTCCGCTCGTGGAAGGATTCGATCCGGCGGGCGGCGAGGTCCAGCGCCGCCAGGGTCTCGGCATCCACCCGGGCCTTGGCGGCGGCGATCTCCTCGGCACCGATGCGCAGCGTCTCCGGCGTCAGGCGGACACGGTCGAAGCGCTCGGTGTAGTCGATCAGCGCCGCGTCGCCGCGCGCCCTGGTCTCGGCCACGATGGCGGCGACGGCGCCGGCGACATCGGCATGGGCGCCGCGGCGGGCGGAGACGAAGGCCTCGAAATCCTCGGCAAAGCCGGGCGAGCGGGCATCAAGACGCAGCGGCATGGACGGCGTTCCGGAAACGGTCGACCCAGCCGGCGATCTCCTCCGGCCGGGTCTTGAAGGCGGCGCGGTTGACGATCAGCCGCGAGGTGACGTCGGCGATGTGCTCGATCTCTCGCAGCCCGTTCGCCTCCAGCGTTGCGCCGGAGGAGACGAGGTCGACGATGCGGCGGCACAGGCCCAGCGAAGGCGCCAGTTCCATCGCCCCGTTCAGCTTGATGCACTCGGCCTGCACCCCGCGGGCGGCGAAGTGCCGGCGGGTGACATGCGGGTATTTGGTGGCGACGCGGATATGGCTCCAGCGCCGCGGGTCGTCGGTCTCGGCCAGGTCCACCGGCTCGGCCACCGCCAGGCGGCAGGCGCCGATGCCGA comes from Inquilinus sp. Marseille-Q2685 and encodes:
- a CDS encoding calcium-binding protein, which translates into the protein MRISAPESALLFDSTDIRDYTDNALAALPNLIIGTMADDSLTGTAASDLILGLDGNDVIDAREDFGIDAEADIILAGRGNDTIHTGDNAIVLAGSGDDLAWITQSTTVLLGDGNDTLRVEAYRSGGNTVFGGAGDDVIDTQTHAVVANDRLYGGDGNDTINFIGDNTLVHGGAGNDLLYAGVDGRAPTDNGCVYGDGGDDMIFLGGSIIDTPSGTHFELDGGDGNDTIMSNSRGSDQITGGAGNDVFVFNWIEASRPADADVITDFTFNAQEQDKIDLSILSEFADWRPPIDGLPSNLTFIGYDEFSGAGREVRLVRSGDGTDVVIDMGSEGLVSIHLAGVTQELTADAFLL
- a CDS encoding DNA gyrase inhibitor YacG; protein product: MPTTTPEPRGRCPICRKPTVQQYRPFCSRRCADIDLGHWFSEAYTIPAKPEDEAEETLQSDEDQR
- a CDS encoding ribonuclease E/G; the protein is MKTVEITATDGVLLAGVVIDGRLADLAAERLSRPSLSGAVMLARVEKVDRVSAAAFLDIGTGRSAFLPLRGPEADSLRAGAPVIVQILADPRAEKGAEATRDVALPGAGLIHLPFSAGVAVSSRLGPAAKREWQQRLEGGWIVRAASAGMATDAVLDEATRLARRWEAIADRAEAARAPALLEPAPGAARRLVLDHPDAARIVVDGAALLPPLQRWAATAVPDLAPRIAAGAAPLGDALDSLLSPTVPLPSGGSITIEATRALTAIDVDGGRAPDHVRANREAALEIARQLRLRNIGGTVVVDFISMRRGGDRAALLNAFRGALADDPLRVQLSESLSPLGLAELARERRGQALAEVVHG
- a CDS encoding nucleoside triphosphate pyrophosphatase, which translates into the protein MIAGDVLVLASASPRRLDLLRQIGIVPDQVLPADLDETPLKRELPGPHAKRLAQAKAEVIRARAPGAFVLAADTVVGCGRRILPKAETDAELRQCLELLSGRRHRVHGGVCLIAPDGTLRLRLVQSSVIFKRLTPEEIDAYVASGEGRGKAGGYAIQGRAATFIRAIEGSYSNIVGLPLFETSQLLRGAGFRW
- the infA gene encoding translation initiation factor IF-1: MAKEDLIEFSGTVTELLPNAMFRVKLDNDHEVLAHTSGKMRKNRIRVLAGDRVNVEMTPYDLTKGRITFRFK
- a CDS encoding arsenate reductase ArsC; its protein translation is MAGPTSVLFACTQNAIRSPMAEAILKHVAGSRIFVDSVGVRPDELDPFAVAVMKEIGIDLSRHRPKGFDDLEDDNFDLVISLSPEAQHRAVEMTRTTACDLEFWNTFDPTAIEGNREARLAAFRQVRDMLLARIRERFGDLEQERA
- a CDS encoding UPF0262 family protein, which translates into the protein MNRAAGDAEEGRLVEVVIDESAAVRRSPEVAHERRVAIHDLIEQNSFRLVEGPPGPYRLRLRMEENRLIFEVATGTEGEPERVALPIQPFRRIIKDYFLVCESYYAAIKTAPPSRIEAIDMGRRGLHDEGSVLLGERLADRIAMDHATARRLFTLLCVLQIRG
- the hisD gene encoding histidinol dehydrogenase, which codes for MPLRLDARSPGFAEDFEAFVSARRGAHADVAGAVAAIVAETRARGDAALIDYTERFDRVRLTPETLRIGAEEIAAAKARVDAETLAALDLAARRIESFHERTELPALSYVDEDGIGLGARWTPIDAVGIYVPGGLANYPSSVLMNAIPARVAGVGRIAMAVPAPDGVLNPLVLAAAERAGVTEIWRIGGAQAVAALAYGTASIRPVDKITGPGNAYVAEAKRQVFGAVGIDMIAGPSEILVVADAGNDPEWIAVDLLSQAEHDTHAQSVLITDDAAFADAVTVAVDRVLARLPKAEIAGASWRDQGGVIVVGSLDDAAPLVDRLAPEHLELAVADPDRLADRVRHAGAIFLGRHAPEAVGDYVAGPNHVLPTARSARFASGLSVFDFVKRTTLVRCDAAGLARVGPAAVRLARAEGLEAHALSIAQRLKAAG
- the hisG gene encoding ATP phosphoribosyltransferase, which gives rise to MTVPDPLTIALPKGRILDELRPLMAQAGLEPEPAFDDPRHRGLSFATNHPHIRLIRVRSFDVATFVAFGAAQLGVAGNDVLMEFDYPELYAPLDLGIGACRLAVAEPVDLAETDDPRRWSHIRVATKYPHVTRRHFAARGVQAECIKLNGAMELAPSLGLCRRIVDLVSSGATLEANGLREIEHIADVTSRLIVNRAAFKTRPEEIAGWVDRFRNAVHAAAS